From Verrucomicrobiia bacterium, the proteins below share one genomic window:
- a CDS encoding cupin domain-containing protein produces the protein MDWHISDIETESIENTDFRRVLFTGKHSQLVLMSLKPGEEIGSEVHPDNDQFFRVESGIGTVVVDGEEQPIGDGTAIVVPAGAEHNVINESDDEDLKLYTIYSPAHHPKGTVHHTKKEAEAAEEKK, from the coding sequence ATGGACTGGCACATTAGTGATATTGAAACCGAATCCATTGAGAACACGGACTTTCGCCGTGTGCTTTTCACAGGTAAGCACAGCCAGCTTGTCCTTATGAGCCTCAAACCCGGTGAGGAAATTGGTTCAGAGGTACACCCAGACAATGACCAATTCTTCCGCGTGGAATCTGGCATTGGCACGGTGGTGGTAGATGGCGAAGAACAGCCCATTGGTGATGGCACCGCCATCGTAGTGCCTGCGGGTGCCGAGCACAACGTCATTAATGAGTCAGATGACGAAGACCTCAAGCTCTACACCATCTACAGCCCTGCCCATCACCCAAAAGGAACGGTGCACCACACAAAGAAAGAAGCTGAAGCCGCTGAAGAAAAGAAATAG
- a CDS encoding slipin family protein: MFIFMFYLILGLLILFIAGFKLFYQYERGIVFTLGKYSGMREPGLRWIVPIIQNVRKVDIRIKTLDMPRQEMITKDNISCFLNAVVYYRITNPEDAVIKVENLELAVLQYTQTALRDVIGNSELDEVLTQREMVSDKIEEIVVHETAEWGITIESIKIQDIELPQEMKRAIAKQAEAERERRANIIAAEGELTAAENLNRAAQLLSQNPISVTLRTLQTIRDISTNPSQKIVIFAPGTESIDKAAAMSSSSN, translated from the coding sequence ATGTTCATCTTCATGTTCTACCTAATCCTTGGCCTGCTGATTCTCTTCATTGCAGGCTTCAAGCTGTTCTACCAGTACGAGCGCGGGATTGTATTCACCCTTGGTAAATACTCTGGCATGCGCGAACCTGGCCTCCGCTGGATCGTGCCCATTATCCAAAACGTGCGCAAGGTGGATATCCGCATCAAAACCTTGGACATGCCCCGTCAGGAAATGATCACTAAGGACAACATTTCCTGTTTCCTTAATGCTGTAGTGTACTACCGTATTACCAACCCGGAAGACGCAGTTATCAAGGTGGAGAACCTTGAGCTGGCCGTACTTCAGTACACTCAGACTGCGCTTCGTGACGTCATTGGTAACTCGGAATTGGACGAGGTACTGACACAGCGCGAAATGGTATCCGACAAAATTGAAGAAATTGTAGTCCACGAGACTGCCGAATGGGGCATCACCATCGAATCCATCAAGATTCAGGACATTGAGCTCCCCCAGGAAATGAAGCGGGCCATTGCCAAACAGGCAGAGGCAGAGCGTGAACGCCGTGCCAATATTATTGCCGCAGAAGGTGAGCTGACTGCCGCAGAAAACTTAAACCGCGCTGCCCAGCTTCTTTCGCAGAACCCTATTTCCGTGACGCTGCGCACACTGCAAACAATCCGGGATATTTCCACCAACCCTTCCCAGAAAATCGTTATTTTCGCTCCTGGAACGGAGAGTATCGACAAGGCCGCAGCCATGTCCAGCAGCTCAAATTAA
- a CDS encoding metallophosphoesterase — MSDPRIKKPVRILFISDLHITWFTPMRIYARNLSIIKREHKKNPYDLILLGGDYFDRNIHFPKRLNKVLAELISLNIPIVAVLGNHDTRFKAVNTGAVREILQKAGITLLENDSYTYTKNDTSVLIVGLKDLEGTSEYLEGKFFIQSPRFYKRTLKNIDAYQKFDDIKPELFRILLSHNPDCSLLPGSRRPDLAISGHTHGGQAFFLTWLGLVFKQVNPHGSFQSQAGIKSINGMPLIISRGFGYGVAPFRYGAPPDVYAITLNP, encoded by the coding sequence ATGTCGGACCCTCGGATCAAGAAACCGGTGCGTATTTTGTTTATAAGTGACCTGCACATTACCTGGTTTACCCCAATGCGCATTTACGCCAGGAACCTTTCCATCATCAAAAGGGAGCACAAGAAGAATCCCTATGATCTCATCCTGCTTGGTGGGGATTACTTTGACCGAAACATCCATTTTCCTAAGCGCCTCAACAAGGTCCTCGCTGAACTCATCTCATTGAACATTCCCATAGTGGCCGTGCTTGGCAACCACGATACGCGGTTCAAAGCAGTGAATACCGGCGCGGTGCGCGAGATCCTTCAGAAAGCTGGGATTACACTCTTAGAAAATGACTCCTATACGTACACAAAAAACGACACCAGCGTACTCATCGTTGGACTCAAGGACTTAGAGGGAACCTCTGAGTATCTGGAAGGGAAGTTTTTCATCCAGTCACCACGTTTTTACAAAAGGACACTTAAAAATATTGATGCTTACCAAAAGTTTGACGATATCAAGCCAGAGCTTTTCCGTATCCTTCTCAGCCATAACCCGGATTGCTCACTCTTGCCAGGCAGCCGTCGTCCTGACCTAGCGATCTCTGGCCACACCCATGGCGGCCAGGCATTTTTCCTTACTTGGCTAGGACTAGTCTTTAAGCAAGTGAACCCCCACGGGAGTTTCCAGAGCCAGGCAGGCATTAAGTCTATTAATGGCATGCCTCTTATTATTTCACGTGGGTTTGGTTACGGCGTTGCACCTTTCCGCTATGGCGCGCCGCCTGATGTGTATGCAATTACTCTCAACCCCTAG